A region of the Chroicocephalus ridibundus chromosome 1, bChrRid1.1, whole genome shotgun sequence genome:
GCTGCGTGGCCTGAGATGGGGGCTCCAGCgcacccccccagcactgccccgaGTCGCCGGCATGGCCGTAGGTCACAAGCACCCCCAAAACAAGGGACAAATGTCGGGGCACCCCTGGCATTTCGCGCTGGGTCAGAGGTGGCCTTGGGAAGCAGAGGCTGGAGCACGGCGTGGTCCCTGGCACCCGACGCGGAACCAGGCTGCTGGGTTGGGGAAGAGCCGTTGTGGGCGCAGgaccacccccagcaccccccgcagcggggccgggcagggggttTGTGACGGATCGTGGCTGCGTTGGTGGTGATCTGAGCATACCCTGGGGACTGGGCACGATCCTGCCCGCAGGAAGGCACATGCTGTCCTGCACCGTCCCCTTGCCACGGACAGAGGTTTCGGGCTGGGTGACACGAGACAGGAGCGTCCCTCCAAGTGTCTCAGGCCCTCtgacttattttctttcctgggctTTCCAACAAGTCAAAGTTAAAAGCAATTGAacttcgttttttttttttccatcagtctCCCTTCCTGGGAGTAGTCCAATTAGTGCTAACGAGCTGGAAGGTAATTACCACACGGGGTCACAGGAGGATTGCTCGCTGGTGgccgggctggcgcggcccctgGTCCCCTCTGGCTTGTTGCCACGGGGCCAATTAGCGGGTTTGCAACCGGTGACACTTCGCTGGGGCTTTTGCACTGGTTTCTTTGCTGGAGCCAAGGCTGGTggcccggggtgtgtgtgtgtgtgtgtgactgtccCTGCGTCCCCTCGGTCATCACACTGCAGGGACAGACCTGTTCGCAGgacccccaccccatccctctttCCAGACCCTCCTCCCCCCCAATTAACTCCTTTCCaatgctcctctctctgcccgggggcactggtggcactgggacccctctgtccccatgggggtctgtcccctctgcagagggaggtgggTTGGGGCAGCTGTGCCTCGCTgtcccctggtgcccgctgcggccgggcagggacCCTCCTGGGGGGTTCCGTGGGGACCCCCCAATCCCCATCCCGATGCCGGGGGGGGTTTGCTCCAGTCCCCACGCACGGGATGGCTGCAGATATCGTGCAGGTCCCCTGGGTCCACGGGGCAGCCGCCGGCTAcgaaaaccagcagcaaaatccAAACTTTTTGGAGGCCTGTAAAAAACAGagccaccccccccgcccccagccccctaAAACCCATCCCCAGGACGCTTTTAGGGGATGAAAATGCCACGGTCAAACGAGAAAAGCTGTTCCAGGGCACCTCCAGCACCCAGCGCCGGGAGCGGGAGTTCGGGCGGTGTTTCCGAAAGGGAGCCTTTGTGCTGTAGCTCCCAGGACGGGTTGTGCGCTGCAGCCGTGTAAGGAAGCGCTGCTGAAGAGCGTCAGTTTAGCTGGTTTTAAAACGTGCCCTCATTCAGAGAGCGGCCTGGGCACGGGCTGTGGTGGGAAGGGTTGGCGCAGGCAGGAGGTGAACGGTGGATCGGGGGTCTCTGCTCAGCCTGGGGCCCCTCGAACCGGTGCTGGACTCGCAAGGGGCTGTATGTCCCCCCCAAAcaaaaggaactaaaaaaaaatataatattaaattaTAAAATAGATCACCCTAATCAAACCAGATTTTTGCAAGAGTACCAAGACCTGGTTCAATGAAAGTCCTACCTCTCTAGTGaataatgtgcctttttttttttccttttacccacGTATCACCTCTTCAAACAAGCGTGTAGTATTATATTTATAATTGTTAtgatgaggacaaaaaaaaaagcccgaaGTGAAAAAGACTACAAACGAGAGGCTCAAGCTCATGCAAAGCTCGTTGCTTTAAGGCTGCTGTGGCAGATGCTACGGGACGCACAAAAGCTCTTCCTTCTGATGGGCTGGTGATGCCGGAGGGGGAGGCATGGGGTGGGCTTTTGATTTGGTTGCATCAAGAACGTTCTTGGCCACGTCCATGCTCGTCCAGCTCTTTCATGCCGCCCTGCAGACacctccacaaacaaacaaagggCCAAAGCCCCTGGCCTCTGCAGGGGTGCGGGGGCAGCGCAGGGCTCCGTGTCCCCCTCTGCCCACCTCCAAACAGCCCTGCCGAGGGCACCTACAGCCCGGCACTCACAGGGTTAAGCTGTTGTTTGCGTTGGACACTGCACCCGaaggagagattaaaaataagcaagCGAGCTATGGCTAATAGCTGGAAGTGTCCTGAGGCTAATTACTCGGCTGCATCTATCAGTTGCTGCTGGCGGCTACTTTGCAGGTAAACAAGGGAAAGTGCCTCTTTCCTTGGGGCTCCTGTCATCAGCGGTGGACAAACCAGGATGGATTCAGCCCACCCCTTGTGCTGAGGGCAGACCAAAGCTTCTGCTACGTTAGCAAAGGGGCACCCTCTCCTTGGCCACCTTCTCAACACTGCTGGGGCAAATGTTTTCCCCAAAACTTGCCAACAGCCAGGACCCCCTGACTAGTTGGGGCTTGCACCACCAGCGCTGTTTCATCGCTGGTTTTATGGCTACAGTGGGCAGATCCCTCACCTCACAAAGCCCAGTCCTGCTCACAGTCAAGTCGGTGGGGTTTTTCTCAGTGAAATCACAGCTACTGGGGGGCACGTCCTCACCCCTGCTGGTAGGACGTCTGTGCAGCCAGGACCAACCTTTCCGTGCTTGTACTTACAAAGTACACAGAGGAGTGGCTGGTTGACCTGATGGGTATGGTGGTATCCAGAGCGacctgggtgggctggagaaatgggtctcATGAACAGGAGCCTCATGAAGTTGAACAAGTGGTGCAGGTGAGAAACAAGCACCGGCTGGGGCCACCTGGTTGGAAAGCAGATGGGCAGAGAAGGACCtcggggtcctggtggacaccaagttgacgaCGAGCAAAGGTGGCCAAGGATGTCTTGGGCTGTATTAGGAGGAGCATTGCccgcaggttgagggagatggtcctttccctctgctcagcactggggtGGCTActcctggagtgctgggtccaatGCTGGGCTCTCCAGTATGAGAGACATGGGCATACTGGAGAGTGTCCAGccaagggccacgaagatgctgcaGGGGCTGtagcatctctgctatgaggaaaggctgagagagctgggactgctcagcctggagcagagacagCTCAGGAGGATCTTATTCATGTATATAAATACCCAGACGAAGGGTGCAAAGAGGCTGGACCCAGGTTCTTTCCGGTGGTGCCCCATGCCAGTGGCTCTGGATCAAGCTCATAGTATGGttaggatgagagaaaatggcctcaagttgtgccaggggagtttttggttggatattaggaaaaaattttacacaggaaaagggttgtcaagcattggaagaggctacccagggcagtggtgaagtcgccatccctggagggattaaaaagccgggcagacgtggtgctgagggacatggggtagtggtgggtttgtcagtgttgggtttatggttggacttggtgatcttaaatgtcctttccaacctaaatgattctatgattttatgatgagatttttttccatttagataTTTGGGTGGCTCAGGTGGGTGCTGGCAATGGGGCATGGCTGGGCACGGGGGTGGGGTTTGCCATCGCTCACACCGCTTGAGCGTTTCTGCGGGTGGGAGGTGGCAGGCTGAGAGCTTACCAGCGGCTTCTGTTGGAACTTGGCTattgagatttttaaatttttatttgtggaaaaccCATGCAGAGTTCTTGATGCAGAGAGcaggaagcagagacagaaaagatcACATGTAATTTTCAGTCCTTTGCTCTCTCAGAGTGCCCCCGTCCAGAGTCGTGCGCTCAGCTCGGGCAGTGTTCAATGAAGGCAGAAGCATCTCTTACGGCACTGGTGGCAGGGAGCACCCCGTACGACATCATCACCGGCAGCGGTGCTGGTCCTGAGCGGTGAGAAACACTCCCTTTGCCTTTTGACTGAGGAAGCGATGAGAAACGGAGCCGGAGTTTGTAAGGAAATACATGGAAGCTTCTTCATACAAGCTGGGACCACCCTGCGCTCTGTCCTTTTCTGGGCAGCAAAATACTCGCAGTTTCAGCCTCACACTAAACATCGACTCCCTGCGGGTTTGTCTAATCCCTGTCAATGCCCAGTGCCTGGGGAGGTCACCCAGCCCTTTCTCCTGCCCCGCAGCAGGATCAGCAAGACACTTGTCTAAGGTTCTCCGGTGGTGGATTGCCTCCTTTCCAAGCAACCTGTCCTGAACACCTTcctggtagattttttttttaaaaaatatgtctaACCTAAACATTCATAGCCAAGATTAATATGCAAGTTTGCCAGCTGATGCATATCAGGGGGATTCTGATGGTTTATGTCAGTTTTGAGAGAGCTTTGGATGATCTataaagggaggaaggaaggaacgaAGCAAAGACAGATGGACGCATGACATTttacaggaaacattttcttttccgtACTTCTTGAGTAGACAACCCTCTCTCCAAAGCAGGTGATAAATCTGTATTCCCTCTCTGCAGAATTATGAAGCAACTCTTCCTCCTAGAGTGATCTGTGAGCATTCCTGGCACCTGTAACTGTAGGTTATGTCAGGAATAGGAAACAGCCTTTGCTTTAGATTTGTGAGTGATTTCCTGAGGTCAGGGTACGCAGCAGCAATTGCTTCTATGCAGAGCACCGTCCCCATCCTGGGTTCCTCCTTTCCAGCTgattcctgctgctctggtgcttGGGTCGGCTCATGGTTCCTTGCATTGGCTTTGCTGGATTTGCAAACACCTGTAGGAGGACCTATGACACTTCACCTCACCACGTCGCCTTTGCATCGACGTGCATGTGGTCGCGGTCAAGGTTTACAGCGGAGATGCACAAAGAGGCATGGGAAGCGATGGCTGAGACTGCCGCAGTGAATGTCTCACTCTAGCCTTTGATTAGATAGCCTTTGTAGATTTCGAttgagatggagatggggatggggatggacatGGGCATGGGGTTGGAGATGGGGACGAGGttgccaggttgcccagaggagttgtggttgccccatccctggaagtgttcaaggccaggttggacaggactttgagaaacctggtctagtgggaggtgtccctgcccatggccgaggagttggaactagatgatcttcaaggtcccttccaactctaaccattctatgatttatgattAAAGCAGACTCTTATCCCTGGAGAGCCTGGAAGCCACGAGGTTTCTCAGATGCACTGGTCTGACTCCTGATTAGAAGTGGAGAGCAGACTCCTCTCGCATGGATGAGTGGGGGAGATGCAGGGGGAGCCGTTTCCATCCCTTGTGAGCAAGGAAAGGGTGGGGgcatcccctcctcccctctaCAGGGGACCTGAAGCACTGTATCACCTCTCTGGTGCTTGGTGGGCTGATCTGTCCTCTCTGGCTGATGCACTTCAGTCTGTGGGGCAATTCAGCCCTGTGCCACAGGGGCTGAAACGCTGCTAGTGACATCAAAGAGCTAGCATGATGTAACATTTCCAAGTGATATCTTGGAAAACGGGAGTACATTGGCCAAAGGGACAGTAGCCCAGCACCCGTCAGGACTGGCCCATTGGTTTTATGTGAATAAGCTATTGGCATGTCAGAGTTAATGCATGCAAGCTATTGGCATGtcaatgcaccctcagtaagacACCAaagtaggtgggagtgttgatctgcttgagggtcggaaggctttacagagggatctagacaggttggatcaatgggccaaggccaactgtatggggtttaataaggccaagggccgggtcctgcattttggtcacaacaaccctgggcaacgctacaggcttggggaagagtggctggaaagctgccccgcagaaaaggacctgggagtgttagtggacagccggcttaacatgagccagcagtgtgcccaggtggccaagaaggccaacagcattctggcttgtatgaggaatagcgtggccagcagcagtagggaagtgatggtgcctctgtagtcggcactggtgaggcctcacctggagtactgtgttcagttctgggcccctctgtacaagagggaccttgaagtgctggagtgtgtccagaggagagctaccaagctggtgaggggtctggagaccaagtcctatgtggagaggctgagggagctgggcatgtttagtttggagaagagcaggctgaggggagacctcattgccctctacaactacctgaaaggaaactgtagagaggcaggggttggcctcttctcccaagggaataacgacaggaccagaggaaatggtctgaagctgcggcaggggaggtttagattagatattattaagaattacttcactgaaagagtggtcaggcactggaacagcctgcccagggaggtggtggagtcaccatccctggaggtattcaagaaacgtgtagacatggctcttcagggcatgctctagtgcccaagattattgtttgtggtggggtgttgtgtgtggggttgtgggtgtggagtttagtaggtgggtgctctttttttttgtttgtttggtttttttttgtggttggactcgatgatctcagaggtcccttccaaccactaagattctgtgattctgtgattctgtgattctgtgagttaaGCACCTGGTCTAGGTTTCCTTTCTAGGCACTGGAGGGAGACGGACATTTCTAGGAGATAATTCATTGCACTTAACTTCACACCTGCTTTAGGATGGGATAAATTCTTTTCTGCTGGTGCCTCCCTCTCTCAGCATCTGACCTGTCTTTATCAGCTTGTGAGATACTGCGTCCTGCCAACTGCCGCAGCAGTTTGAAGATCCCTTCTTGGATCTGCTTCACCTTTATGCCGTAAATGATGGGGTTAAGCATGGGAGGGACCGTCAAATAGAAATCAGCCACCAGGACTTGGACATGAGGTGCCAAGCCAAAAGAGAACATCTGCAAGTACATGGAGAGTAGGCCTCCTATGTAAAACAGCAGGATGATGGAAACATGGGACCCACAGGTCCTGAGGGCCTTGAGACGAGCCTCTTGGGATGGCAGCCTCATCACAGACCTGAGGATCATACCATAGGAGAAGGTGATAAAGACAGAGTCTGCCCCCACCAATAGCGTTGCCACGATAAGGCTGTAGAGATCGCTGATAGACGGGTCGGCGCAGGCCAGCTCCACCACGGCCATGTGCTCACAGTAGGAATGAGGGATGACTCTGGTTTTGCAGTAGGGTAAGCTGGTGAGGAGGTACATTAAAGGTGTCATGACACCAGCTCCCCTGGCCAGAGACAGCAGTCCTATCTGGATGGTCCTTGAGCTTGTTAGGATGGTGGTGTATCTCAGGGGGTTGCAGATGGCTGTATACCGGTCAAAAGACATTGCCAGGAGCAATCCTGACTCCACTGCAGTGAACGTGTGGATGAAGAACATCTGGATGAAGcaggcctcaaaaccaatctctCT
Encoded here:
- the LOC134512985 gene encoding LOW QUALITY PROTEIN: olfactory receptor 52K2-like (The sequence of the model RefSeq protein was modified relative to this genomic sequence to represent the inferred CDS: deleted 1 base in 1 codon), which produces MSTTNHSYTNSLPFLLMGIPGLEALHMWISIPVCFTYIMTLLGNSMVLLAVRLDKSLHEPMYYFISMLAVIDLTFSTAVVPKMLGVFWLDSREIGFEACFIQMFFIHTFTAVESGLLLAMSFDRYTAICNPLRYTTILTSSRTIQIGLLSLARGAGVMTPLMYLLTSLPYCKTRVIPHSYCEHMAVVELACADPSISDLYSLIVATLLVGADSVFITFSYGMILRSVMRLPSQEARLKALRTCGSHVSIILLFYIGGLLSMYLQMFSFGLAPHVQVLVADFYLTVPPMLNPIIYGIKVKQIQEGIFKLLRQLAGRSIHKLIKTGQMLREGGTSRKEFIPS